AGTGGGTAACGCTGTTCTGGATGTTATTCTCGGGGGCAGCAATGGGACTAGCCTATGATAGCTACCGGGTGTTGTCAGGGCAGTTTCATTTTCCTAAATGGTGTCTTCATATCTTAGATTTGCTTTATTGGTGTGGGACCGCGGTATTTGTATTTAGAATGCTCTACATTAGTAATCAGGGTGAATTACGTTTTTATGCATTTGTAGGATTATTTTTAGGTGTATGGTTATATTTTTTAATCTTAAGTGTTACAACTCAACGTTTTGTGGTAATGTTAATAAAGATAGTTCAGTATGTGTTATATTTGCTGAAGCGTTTATTTATGATTTTTATATGGATACCGCTCAGAACGATGTACCGTATACTTATTAGGCTACTGAGTGCTGCAGGAGCATTGTTGATGTTGATTGCGGGTATCATACTACGATGTTTGTTACCTTTCTGGAAGCTATTGAAGTGGATGCTCATGCCAATAACATCAAGGATTAAGATGCCTCAATGGCCACAGAAACTAGTGAACTCATGTATTGAATTATGGAAACGCCGGTTGTAAGGAGGCTTCATCATGGCAAAATACGCAGTACAAGCGCAAACGAAGCAACAATCAACTAAATATGCAGGTGCGCGTAGACGGCTGATTATATGGATGACCTTTATGGTGTTTTTTATGGGCTGGGCGGGTTATACACTGCTGGATCAAAGCTCACAAATCGCTGACAAGAGCGACCAATTAAGTGAGAAACAAGCAAAGAGTGCAGAAGTAGAGAAGTCTCTCGCTGATCTGCAATATGAAGTTAATCGTTTACAGGATCCTGAATATATCGGGCAACTGGCACGTAAGGAGTTTGGTTTATATAAACCGGAAGAAACCCCGATTCGGCCGGATATTTCAAGCCCGTAATATAGGTGCGAAAAACCGGTGGTTACTCAGTTGACCTTGGTTTGCGCATTATGTATAATCAAATCACCACAGCCAAGATTTTAAATTTTGCTGTATATTTTTAAGGGAGGATCATTTTATTCTATGGCAATCGAAGTAGGCACCAAGTTAGAAGGAAAAGTGACAGGCATAACGCATTTTGGAGCATTTGTGGATCTGTCAGGAGGTGTCACGGGTCTCGTTCACATCTCAGAAATCGCTGATAATTACGTCAAGGATGTCAACGATCACCTGAAGATCAATGATGTTGTGACCGTTAAGGTCATCAATGTTGACAAGGACGGTAAGATCGGACTTTCCATCAAACAAACTGTTGATAAACCCGCAACAGAATCCCGGCCTCCAAGAACTTCAAGACCGGAACGTAGTAGCGGTGGCGGAGGAGAACGGTTTAGTGGCGGCGGAGGCAGCAGTAGTAGTGGTGGCGGTGCCGGCGGCAGTTATAATCGTGAACGGGGTGGGCGTTCGTTTAAGCCTGCTGTCAACAAGGCAACATTCGAGGATAAAGTGTCACGTTTCCTAAAAGATAGTGAAGAGCGGATATCATCGATTAAGAAAAATACGGAATCCAAACGCGGAGGCCGTGGCGCAAAGCGCATGTAATTATGAATGTACTAAGATAACCGTAGCAGGCATTTGCCTCTACGGTTTTTTTGTCGCCTGTAAAAAATTACCGACATCTTCCAACTAGTTTCCAGCTATCTCATGTCCAAACGCTAAATGAAAAGGTCGTTATTTAGAAAGACTATAATCAGGGAAGAAGACTTGAGTGTGTTCACAATCGTTATAAGTAGGGGAGTTGAAGCCGTTCCGCAACCTTTCGCAGGAGAGGCTTTTTTGTCGGAAATTTCTTTAACGCTTGTCTGACGTTCTGACAAACTTTCATGAGGGACTGGCTCTATAATGAACCCATAAACTTTAATGATTGGTGGTGCCAAAATCATGGACAAAAAGAATGTAGTGCAATTTCCTGGCGTAAATATGGCAGAAAGACGAGGAGTAGCTACGGACATTAGCTTCATCTCAAGAATGACGCAAGGGCGCGTTATTCAACGAACAATTCATTTTTTTGAAGCTAAGAAATGGATGCTATTGTTAGTCTTCATGGGATTCTTACTTGGAAAAGCGATGATTTTGGACGAGCTATCCCCCTTTGCGTTAGCATTTTTTGCAGTCATTACTTTCATGCGTCGGGATTATCTTCCGGTCGTCTTTGTTGCCATTATTGCGGGTAGTTTATTTGCGCCCTTTCCGGTATCACTCATCGTTGCTGCAGAACTTCTTATTTTCTACTTTATTCATAAAGGGTTAGAGTCCTTCGAACATGCTGAAATTTCGTATGCGCCTCTAATGGTGTTTGTCTCCACATTCTGTGTTAACTTGTTTCATGTCATGATTGGCCCTTCTTTCACTTGGTATGCATTTCTTATGTTGACGCTAGATGCGGTTCTGAGTTTTGTCCTCACACTAGTCTTTATACAAGCCGTTCCTATATTTACATATCGAAAGAAGAATTATCAGCTTAAAAATGAAGAAATCCTATGCTTAATTATTCTACTTGCATCTGTCATGACGGGGTTAGTGGGTTGGAGTATTTACTCTCTATCCATCGAGCATGTACTATCACGTTATCTCATTCTCGTATTCGCCTTGGTGGGAGGTGCATCACTAGGGGCATCGGTCGGTGTAGTTACGGGTCTGATCCTAAGCCTTGCTGACATTTCTGCCATATATCAAATGAGTCTTCTTGCTTTCTCTGGCATGCTGGCAGGTATGCTACGTGAGGGGCGCCGAGCTACGGTAGCTATAGGAATGCTACTGGGGTCGTCTGTCCTCTCCATCTATTTCCTTGGTCCGGGTGATGTCATGACCTCGACATGGGAAACTTGTGCTGCCATTATCCTTTTTATACTAACTCCTAAGACGATTATTGCTATGATTTCTAAATATGTACCTGGTACACAGGATCATACGAAGTCACAACATGAATATGCGAAACGGGTGCGCGATCTAACAGCAGAGCGGGTCACCCAATTCTCACAAGTATTCAAACAGCTATCTCATAGCTTTGGACAAGTATCGGGTACAGCTGAGGTGAGTACACGCACTGAGGAGAAGGATCATTTCATGAATGCTGTCACAGAAGGGGCTTGCTCTAAATGCTTCAAACAGCAACATTGCTGGGATGCAAAGTTCTACCAGACGTATAAATACATGTCTGAGATGATGGGTGCAGTAGAAGATAATCCAGATATCGCGGCTAACAAGCTACCCTCTGAGTGGAATAAGGTATGTCATAAGGCGGGTGATGTATTGGAGGTCATGAAGAAACAATACCATCTCTTTCAACATGATATGCAGTGGAAACGCCAAATATACGATAGTCGGCATTTGGTAGCAGATCAATTATCCGGAGTGTCACAAGTCATGGAGGATCTAGCGCGAGAAATTAAGCGAGAGGGACAAGCGATGTACCAGCAGGAGGAACAGATCAGGGAAGCTTTGGAGAAAATGGGCTTGTCCATCCAGGCGATTGATATTATCAGTCTTGACTCTGGAAAGGTAGAGATCGAGATTGTTCATGCATATACACGAGGATATGACGAATGCCGCAAGATTATTGCGCCACTTCTCTCAGACATTCTAGGTGAGCACATTGCAGTGTCGCAAGAAATACCCGGTAACACACGTGATGGGCTAGTGACAGTAGTATTTGGTTCTGCCAAAACATTCGAGATTACGACCGGTGTTGCAGGCGCAGCCAAAGGAGGGGATATATTCTCAGGGGATAGCTTTAGCACAGTGGAGTTAGGGAATGGAACGTTTGCAGTTGCTTTAAGTGATGGCATGGGCAATGGTGAACGAGCGCGACAGGAGAGTAGTACGGCCTTAGATATATTGGAGCAGTTACTTCAATCGGGTATGGATGAGAAATTAGCGATTAAATCAGTGAATTCTATTCTTTTATTACGTTCACCTGATGAAATTTATGCGACTATAGATGTGGCTTTGATTGATCAGTATACAGCGGAGACCACATTTATGAAGATTGGATCAACACCTAGTTTTATAAAAAGGGGTAATGAGGTTATTGTTGTCTCTGCGAGTAATCTTCCTGTCGGCATTATTCAAGATATAGAAGTTGATCTAGTTACGCTCCAGCTACAAGCTAGCGATATCGTCATCATGATGACGGATGGTTTATATGATGCGCCTGGTTATGCGGTTAATAAGGAATTGTGGATGAAACGAATTATTCAGGAAATTGAGAGTGATGATCCTCAGTTTATTGCAGATTGCTTGCTTGAAAAAGTGATACGGTATCAGCAGAATCAAATACAAGATGATATGACTGTCGTTGTAGGAAAGGTGGAACGATTCCATCCAGCTTGGGCTACGCTGCACGTTCCGGGTCTTGAGCGAATGGAGCGCCCTCGTACAGTTAGCTAGTATTGTAGCTAGGCTATCATTGTAACTTAGGCTCGCATTGCCCGGGAAATGCTAGGTTTAATCAGGTTTATGTGTAATGATCTGCTCTATGTGGTTTGGATTCTCTCATTCTTGGAAATGATAGAGATAGGATGCAACCACAGGGGGATGATCAATTATGAAACAGATATTACTGATTACCGACGGATGTTCTAATATAGGAATGAGTCCTATTCTTGCTGCGGCACATGCACTGCAAGAAGGGATTACTGTGAATGTAGCGGGTGTAGTAGACTATGGAACAATTGGAGAGATTGGTAGTTTGGAAATTGCTGAGATAGCCAAGTCGGGAGGCGGTATTAGCCGCATTGTTGGAACTAGGAAACTAGCACAGACCATGCAAATGATGACTCGCAAAACCGTGGTCCAAACGATACAGCAAGCAGTTAGTAAAGAGTTGAAACATATTTTGGGAGAGGGTTCCTTGGAAGATTTGTCACCTCAGCGCCGTGCTCAGGTCGTCGAAGTGGTAGATGAGCTTACCGAGACAACCCCATTACAAGTAGCACTGCTCATTGATGCAAGTGGTAGTATGAAGCCGAAGTTGTCAGCTGTAGAGGAAGCCATTCGAGATCTGATGCTTAGCCTACAAGCAAGGGAGGGTCAGAGCGAGTTAGCTGTATTTCATTACCCGGGACGTCATGGAAGTGAAGATACGGTGATGAATGTAGGTTGGACTTCAGATATAGGTAGTTTGAAATCTCTGTTCGGGCGAATCCAAATGAAAGGGGCGACACCCACTGGACCCGCGATCATGAAGGTGATTGATTTCTTTCATTATGGTACACTAGAAGCACATCAAGCATGGCGGGGGAATTCCGATGAAGGAGAAGAAAAACTCGGTGAATACGTCGTCTAATCGTGAATGCTTGCCTGGAACGGTGATCACGGGGAAATGGCGGAGTAGCCGCTTTATCATCAAGCGTATATTAGGTAGCGGGGCTAACGGCACCGTCTATTTGGTCCATAAGGTAGGTCATCGAGAACTTTATGCCCTGAAGATGGGGTATGACACACTTGATTTGCAGTCTGAGATTAATGTGCTTACTTCTGTGCAGTCCCAACGTAAACAGCAGGATGAGCAGGAGGGGAGAATTCATCGCCCCTATTTGCTAGAAGTAGACGATTATTCAGTACCGAGTGGCGAAATCCCTTTCTATGTCATGCGTTATGTGAAGGGAAGTCCACTTCATCGATTTATTAAGCATCGGGGAAGAGAATGGCTAGGGCTAGTAGGTCTCAGACTACTAGAGAAGCTTCGTGATCTTCACCGTTCAGGATTTATATTTGGAGATTTGAAGCCAGAGAATGTGATGGTAACGGATTATGGAGAAGTCGAGCTTATTGACTACGGAGGCGTAAGCTCGGTTGGCCGTAGTGTGAAGCAGTTCACAGAGTGGTATGACCGCGGATATTGGAATGCGGGAAGTCGAATCAGTGACGAAGGCTATGATTTGTTTTCCTTTGCGGTACTTTGTATTCATATTCTTCATGCCAATGGTCTGAATGGAGTCAATGCATCCCATCTCCCTCAGACTCGGAACGCTTCCGACCTGCTGGCGTTAGTGAGTCGAAGCAAGGAATTGAAGCCTTATGCAAGTTGGTTAACCAAAGCTATTCGTGGTGAGTTTACAGGATCACACCAAGCATTTAGATTGTGGAAGGAACAGGTCTATAAACCCGTTAATCTTCACAAGAATCATAGTAAGACAACACGCCAGCTTAAGAATGCCTTTGCCATATCTTTTTTGATTTTGTGTGGGGCTATCTTTTTGGCATTTCGATTGTGAGGATATTGAACATGAGAATGAACCTCTTGGTGGAGCATGTGCTCCGCACTGCGCAAGAAAAAGACCTATGGTCTGCTCACGATACGATTATAGTCGCAGTGTCCGGAGGGCCGGATTCTGTGGCTCTTTTGCATGTTATGCATGAAGTGTCTCAACATCATACCCCGTTAAATCTAGTGTGCGCGCATGTTCATCACGGATTTCGAGCTGAATCTGATGAGGAATCAGAACTGGTGCGTGCGGCAGCGAAGGAGCTTAATATTCCTTTTGAAATGGAATCGTTGGATATACCAGCTTATATGAAGCAAAGTGGTAAAGGGCCGGAGGAAGCAGCACGGGACAAACGGTATGAATTTCTATTCAAAAAAGCCGAAGCTTATGGTGCGAAGTCGATCGCTGTGGGACATCATGCAGACGATCAGGCAGAGACAGTGCTGCTTCATTTATTAAGAGGAAGTGGTCCTTCCGGACTTTCAGGTATGAAGTTTAAAAGAAGCTTAAAAAATGTGGAACTTATACGACCGCTATTACGTATATACAAAACGGACTTGGTAGAAGTCTGTAAAAACGGTGGATATGCATATGCTATTGATAACAGTAATTTGCAAACCGAATATAGAAGAAATGCAATTCGTCTGAATGTACTGCCTTATTTGGGGCAATATAATGGACAGATTACACAATCCTTAAATCAATTATCCAGTATAGTGGCTGGGGAAGATGATTATGTAGAGCTTGCTGCTGAGGAAGCATACCGTGAATTGGTTCAGCAGAAAGATGGAAGGTTCACCGTTGCGGTGCCTTCCTTTTTGGGCTTACATGTCGCTTTACAACGGAGGTTGATTAAACTAATATTAAACTACATGTCAGTAAACTCTGAGATTACTGACTTTAGCAAGGTCGAGTCCATTCGCCAAGGGTTTGTTCAGATCCATGCTACAACATGGAGCCGTGATTTAGGGGGGGGCATAACCTGTATACGCGAATATGATGTCGTGACATTTATGCCTCAGCCACTTGAGAAGAGGTTGAGCTATACATATCGCCTTGACACTGTGGTTCAGGAACTAAGAGTGAACGAAATTGGGAAGGTCCTTAGAATGATTTCCCGTCCTAGGGGTGATAGTGCTATCCTTAAGGAAGAAATACAAGGACACGAAGCACTATTCGATGCAGATCAATTGGTATTTCCTTTGACATTGCGTTCAAGACAGGATGGAGATACCATGAAAGTTATGGGTCTCGGTGGAAGTAAGAAGGTAAAAGACCTTCTTATCGATGAGAAGATCCCGCCTTCTATGCGCCAATGTATCCCTATGATTGTGGATGGTTGCAACAACATGCTATGGATTCCGGGAATACGGCGTTCTATTCATGCAGCAATCGGATCACAGACTACTTCCGTTCTTCATATGTCTTTAGAAGAAATAGTTGTAGAGCAGTCACCCTAGTTTTTTCAGAAGATTTCATAGCTTACCTTAGGAGGTTCAATCAGTTGCAGAATGATATTCAAGAAGTACTCATCAGTGAAGAAGAAATTCGTAAGAGAGTCCAAGAACTCGGAGCTATTTTAAGTACTGAGTACGAAGGGCGCAACCCTTTGGTCATTTGTGTTTTGAAGGGCGCGTTTATATTCATGTCAGATTTGGTTAAAAGTATGACAGTACCTATGGAGCTTGATTTCATGGCGGTATCTAGTTATGGTGCATCCACTAAATCTTCAGGTGTTGTCAAAATCATTAAAGATCTGGATGTTTCTGTAGAGGGTCGAGATGTATTAATTGTTGAAGATATTATTGATAGTGGACTTACACTTAGCTACTTAATTGAGCTATTACAGAATCGTAAGGCTAAATCTACATGCGTCGTTACCTTATTCGATAAACCATCAGGTCGCACCGTAGATTTGGAAGCTGATTTCACAGGGTTCGTACTTCCTGATGCTTTCGTTGTTGGTTATGGTCTTGATTATGCAGAGCATTATCGAAATCTACCCTACATTGGGATTTTGAAGCCAGAAATATACAGCAACTAATGTTAGCAATCCTAACCCATAGCTTTTTATATCAACACATTAGGGTCTCTATTGAGATAGCCTAATAGGCTATGGTAAAATAACTTAAGTGTTTCGAGAGGAGGTAGGGGATGAATCGGTTCATCCGGAATTCTGGTTTTTATTT
The nucleotide sequence above comes from Paenibacillus sp. IHBB 10380. Encoded proteins:
- a CDS encoding S1 domain-containing RNA-binding protein — encoded protein: MAIEVGTKLEGKVTGITHFGAFVDLSGGVTGLVHISEIADNYVKDVNDHLKINDVVTVKVINVDKDGKIGLSIKQTVDKPATESRPPRTSRPERSSGGGGERFSGGGGSSSSGGGAGGSYNRERGGRSFKPAVNKATFEDKVSRFLKDSEERISSIKKNTESKRGGRGAKRM
- a CDS encoding FtsB family cell division protein produces the protein MAKYAVQAQTKQQSTKYAGARRRLIIWMTFMVFFMGWAGYTLLDQSSQIADKSDQLSEKQAKSAEVEKSLADLQYEVNRLQDPEYIGQLARKEFGLYKPEETPIRPDISSP
- the yabQ gene encoding spore cortex biosynthesis protein YabQ, with amino-acid sequence MNPYVQWVTLFWMLFSGAAMGLAYDSYRVLSGQFHFPKWCLHILDLLYWCGTAVFVFRMLYISNQGELRFYAFVGLFLGVWLYFLILSVTTQRFVVMLIKIVQYVLYLLKRLFMIFIWIPLRTMYRILIRLLSAAGALLMLIAGIILRCLLPFWKLLKWMLMPITSRIKMPQWPQKLVNSCIELWKRRL
- the hpt gene encoding hypoxanthine phosphoribosyltransferase encodes the protein MQNDIQEVLISEEEIRKRVQELGAILSTEYEGRNPLVICVLKGAFIFMSDLVKSMTVPMELDFMAVSSYGASTKSSGVVKIIKDLDVSVEGRDVLIVEDIIDSGLTLSYLIELLQNRKAKSTCVVTLFDKPSGRTVDLEADFTGFVLPDAFVVGYGLDYAEHYRNLPYIGILKPEIYSN
- a CDS encoding vWA domain-containing protein encodes the protein MKQILLITDGCSNIGMSPILAAAHALQEGITVNVAGVVDYGTIGEIGSLEIAEIAKSGGGISRIVGTRKLAQTMQMMTRKTVVQTIQQAVSKELKHILGEGSLEDLSPQRRAQVVEVVDELTETTPLQVALLIDASGSMKPKLSAVEEAIRDLMLSLQAREGQSELAVFHYPGRHGSEDTVMNVGWTSDIGSLKSLFGRIQMKGATPTGPAIMKVIDFFHYGTLEAHQAWRGNSDEGEEKLGEYVV
- the spoIIE gene encoding stage II sporulation protein E — its product is MMDKKNVVQFPGVNMAERRGVATDISFISRMTQGRVIQRTIHFFEAKKWMLLLVFMGFLLGKAMILDELSPFALAFFAVITFMRRDYLPVVFVAIIAGSLFAPFPVSLIVAAELLIFYFIHKGLESFEHAEISYAPLMVFVSTFCVNLFHVMIGPSFTWYAFLMLTLDAVLSFVLTLVFIQAVPIFTYRKKNYQLKNEEILCLIILLASVMTGLVGWSIYSLSIEHVLSRYLILVFALVGGASLGASVGVVTGLILSLADISAIYQMSLLAFSGMLAGMLREGRRATVAIGMLLGSSVLSIYFLGPGDVMTSTWETCAAIILFILTPKTIIAMISKYVPGTQDHTKSQHEYAKRVRDLTAERVTQFSQVFKQLSHSFGQVSGTAEVSTRTEEKDHFMNAVTEGACSKCFKQQHCWDAKFYQTYKYMSEMMGAVEDNPDIAANKLPSEWNKVCHKAGDVLEVMKKQYHLFQHDMQWKRQIYDSRHLVADQLSGVSQVMEDLAREIKREGQAMYQQEEQIREALEKMGLSIQAIDIISLDSGKVEIEIVHAYTRGYDECRKIIAPLLSDILGEHIAVSQEIPGNTRDGLVTVVFGSAKTFEITTGVAGAAKGGDIFSGDSFSTVELGNGTFAVALSDGMGNGERARQESSTALDILEQLLQSGMDEKLAIKSVNSILLLRSPDEIYATIDVALIDQYTAETTFMKIGSTPSFIKRGNEVIVVSASNLPVGIIQDIEVDLVTLQLQASDIVIMMTDGLYDAPGYAVNKELWMKRIIQEIESDDPQFIADCLLEKVIRYQQNQIQDDMTVVVGKVERFHPAWATLHVPGLERMERPRTVS
- a CDS encoding serine/threonine protein kinase; the protein is MNTSSNRECLPGTVITGKWRSSRFIIKRILGSGANGTVYLVHKVGHRELYALKMGYDTLDLQSEINVLTSVQSQRKQQDEQEGRIHRPYLLEVDDYSVPSGEIPFYVMRYVKGSPLHRFIKHRGREWLGLVGLRLLEKLRDLHRSGFIFGDLKPENVMVTDYGEVELIDYGGVSSVGRSVKQFTEWYDRGYWNAGSRISDEGYDLFSFAVLCIHILHANGLNGVNASHLPQTRNASDLLALVSRSKELKPYASWLTKAIRGEFTGSHQAFRLWKEQVYKPVNLHKNHSKTTRQLKNAFAISFLILCGAIFLAFRL
- the tilS gene encoding tRNA lysidine(34) synthetase TilS encodes the protein MRMNLLVEHVLRTAQEKDLWSAHDTIIVAVSGGPDSVALLHVMHEVSQHHTPLNLVCAHVHHGFRAESDEESELVRAAAKELNIPFEMESLDIPAYMKQSGKGPEEAARDKRYEFLFKKAEAYGAKSIAVGHHADDQAETVLLHLLRGSGPSGLSGMKFKRSLKNVELIRPLLRIYKTDLVEVCKNGGYAYAIDNSNLQTEYRRNAIRLNVLPYLGQYNGQITQSLNQLSSIVAGEDDYVELAAEEAYRELVQQKDGRFTVAVPSFLGLHVALQRRLIKLILNYMSVNSEITDFSKVESIRQGFVQIHATTWSRDLGGGITCIREYDVVTFMPQPLEKRLSYTYRLDTVVQELRVNEIGKVLRMISRPRGDSAILKEEIQGHEALFDADQLVFPLTLRSRQDGDTMKVMGLGGSKKVKDLLIDEKIPPSMRQCIPMIVDGCNNMLWIPGIRRSIHAAIGSQTTSVLHMSLEEIVVEQSP